The following are encoded in a window of Magnolia sinica isolate HGM2019 unplaced genomic scaffold, MsV1 ctg348, whole genome shotgun sequence genomic DNA:
- the LOC131236266 gene encoding probable LRR receptor-like serine/threonine-protein kinase At3g47570 gives MENLRVFWSFILFHAVLLSSINSCSPSVFTLKNETDRLALLAFKYGISKDPLGILSSWNDSLHFCQWTGVKCSRRHHQRVTSLNLTDHSLVGHLSPHIGNLSFLRRIDLSNNKFQGQIPQEIDHLFRLQHLNLSVNSLQGEIPSNLSHCSELITINIMQNQLVGELPAVIGSLSKLIALNVRSNNLSGSIPPSLGNLSSLTTLDLTYNNFEGQIPNQLGQLAGIIFFGLGVNQLSGTIPPSIYNLSSIQVFSVTVNRLHGSIPPNLGLAFPHLRRISIGGNQFTGPIPISLSNASSLEGFDILDSSFSGPVPANLGSLSSLNRFNIGMNQLGSREGDDLSFLTSLTNCTNLKVICASFNNLSGQLPGSIANLSTQLNILFLRDNKIFGVIPKGIENLVSLYALSLTENSLKGTLPDAIGKLNKLQALGLSRNKFSGQIPPSIGNITRLSILQLDGNDFHGSIPSSFRNWGFIDVFFISKNKLDGTILKQVSAAQINLSHNSFTGSLLLEVDNLENIREMDISENELSGEIPDTLGKCQSMELLYMHGNLFQGTIPEPLKNLKGIKELDLSRNNLSGQIPKYFEEFHFLQYLNLSFNNFEGEVPKGGIFRNASAISIDGNSKLCGGIPELQLPGCLKQASKKRGKPLAPRVKVTVITVVLSSFLLSCIIAALYWRRNSQKKASSPYSTQNQWLQVSYADLLQATDGFSSANIIGVGSFGSVYEGILECFETLVAVKVLNLLQLGAFKGFAAECEALRNIRHRNLVKILTVCSSIDFNGNDFKALVFEYMPNGNLEKWLHPNVNEQCQLRNLNLTQRLNIAIDVALALDYLHHHCQTPIVHRDLKPSNVLLDVDMVAHVGDFGLARFLSEAAESCSQNQTSTSGIRGSIGYIPPEYGMGGEASTHGDVYSYGILLLEMITGKRPTDDMFKDNQSLHHFAESAFPEQVMEIIDPRLLLEDAEAIQDSENHNNMRNRMQYCLVSLVSIVVSCSAESPKERMKMRDVVIEMHAIRDLYMEVGIHRQRQNRPLLLREGSSYLSNY, from the exons ATGGAGAATCtcagggtattttggtcattcatCCTCTTCCATGCAGTCCTTCTCTCGTCCATCAACTCCTGCTCACCCTCCGTATTTACATTGAAAAATGAGACGGATCGACTCGCATTGCTCGCATTCAAATATGGTATTTCCAAAGATCCTCTCGGAATCTTGAGTTCATGGAACGATTCTCTCCATTTCTGTCAATGGACGGGAGTCAAGTGCAGTCGCCGTCATCATCAGAGGGTCACGAGCTTGAACCTCACAGAccacagcttggtgggccatttatCACCTCACATAGGAAATCTCTCTTTCCTGAGAAGAATCGATCTCTCCAACAACAAATTCCAAGGCCAAATCCCTCAAGAAATCGACCATCTGTTCCGGTTGCAGCATCTCAATCTGTCCGTAAATTCACTGCAAGGAgaaattccatccaatctgagcCACTGTTCAGAACTCATAACCATTAACATCATGCAGAATCAGCTGGTAGGAGAACTTCCTGCTGTTATTGGCTCTTTGTCAAAGCTCATTGCTCTTAACGTCCGCAGCAACAATCTCAGTGGAAGCATCCCACCTTCGTTGGGGAACCTTTCCTCTCTCACCACTCTTGATCTAACATATAACAATTTTGAAGGGCAAATTCCAAACCAGCTTGGTCAATTGGCAGGcattattttttttggattaggTGTAAATCAGTTATCAGGTACGATTCCACCATCGATTTATAATCTCTCATCCATCCAAGTGTTTAGCGTGACAGTTAACCGGCTACATGGAAGCATTCCCCCCAACCTAGGCCTTGCTTTTCCACACCTGCGACGGATTTCTATAGGAGGAAACCAATTCACTGGACCGATTCCAATTTCATTGTCCAATGCTTCAAGTCTCGAAGGTTTTGATATTTTAGACAGCAGTTTTAGTGGACCTGTACCTGCAAATCTAGGAAGTCTTTCATCTCTCAACCGTTTCAATATTGGGATGAATCAGCTTGGAAGCAGGGAAGGTGATGACCTGAGCTTCCTCACTTCACTGACCAACTGCACCAATTTAAAAGTCATATGTGCTTCTTTTAATAATCTCTCTGGTCAGTTGCCTGGCTCCATTGCTAATCTCTCGACACAGCTAAATATTCTGTTTTTAAGAGACAACAAGATATTTGGAGTCATTCCCAAAGGAATTGAGAATCTCGTCAGCTTGTATGCCCTGAGTCTGACAGAGAACTCCTTGAAGGGTACTCTTCCAGATGCTattgggaagcttaacaagttgcaAGCCTTGGGTCTCAGTCGTAATAAATTTTCTGGGCAAATCCCACCTTCGATTGGCAACATCACTCGATTAAGCATTCTCCAGTTAGATGGAAATGATTTCCATGGAAGCATACCATCCAGttttagaaattggggatttatagacgtatttttcatttctaaaaataaactcgatggtaccataCTCAAACAAGTTAGCGCAGCTCAAATCAACCTGTCTCATAACTCATTCACTGGGTCTCTCCTGCTGGAAGTTGATAACTTGGAAAATATTAGGGAAATGGACATCTCAGAGAACGAACTATCAGGTGAAATTCCAGATACGTTGGGAAAGTGTCAAAGCATGGAGTTGCTTTATATGCATGGCAACTTGTTTCAAGGAACCATTCCAGAGCCTCTAAAGAATTTAAAAGGTATCAAAGAGCTAGATCTTTCGCGCAATAACTTGTCTGGGCAGATTCCAAAGTATTTCGAAGAATTTCATTTCTTACAGTATTTGAATTTGTCGTTTAATAATTTCGAGGGTGAAGTGCCCAAAGGAGGAATCTTTAGAAATGCCAGCGCAATTTCAATTGATGGAAATAGCAAACTCTGTGGAGGTATACCAGAACTACAATTGCCAGGGTGCCTTAAGCAAGCTTCTAAGAAAAGAGGAAAGCCTCTTGCTCCCAGAGTAAAAGTCACAGTCATTACTGTAGTTTTATCTTCGTTTCTCCTGTCGTGTATCATTGCAGCTCTTTATTGGAGAAGAAATTCTCAAAAGAAAGCTTCTTCTCCATATTCCACACAGAATCAGTGGTTACAAGTTTCTTATGCAGATCTCCTTCAAGCAACAGATGGGTTTTCTTCAGCTAATATAATTGGTGTGGGAAGTTTCGGTTCTGTATATGAAGGAATTCTAGAATGCTTTGAAACACTTGTTGCAGTGAAGGTACTCAACCTGCTACAGCTAGGAGCTTTTAAGGGTTTTGCAGCCGAATGTGAAGCTTTAAGAAACATCCGACATCGAAATCTTGTCAAGATCTTAACGGTTTGCTCGAGCATTGATTTtaatggcaatgatttcaaagctCTAGTGTTTGAGTACATGCCTAATGGTAATCTGGAGAAGTGGTTACATCCAAATGTCAATGAACAATGTCAATTGAGGAATTTGAATCTTACACAAAGGCTGAATATAGCCATTGATGTGGCTTTGGCATTAGattatcttcatcatcattgCCAAACACCAATTGTTCATCGGGACCTAAAACCAAGCAATGTTCTTCTTGATGTTGACATGGTTGCCCATGTGGGTGACTTTGGTTTAGCAAGGTTCCTCTCTGAAGCTGCAGAAAGTTGCTCTCAAAATCAGACCAGCACATCTGGGATTAGGGGATCTATTGGGTATATTCCTCCAG AGTATGGGATGGGCGGTGAGGCGTCCACACATGGAGATGTATACAGTTATGGGATCCTTCTACTTGAGATGATCACTGGAAAGCggccaactgatgacatgtttaaggACAATCAAAGCCTTCATCACTTTGCAGAGTCGGCTTTTCCAGAACAAGTAATGGAGATCATAGATCCAAGACTTCTCTTAGAAGATGCTGAAGCTATTCAAGACAGTGAAAATCATAATAATATGAGAAATAGAATGCAGTATTGCTTGGTTTCATTGGTCAGCATTGTCGTATCCTGTTCtgcagaatcgccaaaggaacgaatGAAGATGAGAGATGTTGTCATAGAAATGCATGCAATTAGAGACTTATATATGGAGGTTGGGATTCACCGACAGAGGCAAAATAGGCCCCTATTGTTACGTGAGGGTTCATCTTACCTCAGTAACTACTAA